Proteins encoded in a region of the Lysobacterales bacterium genome:
- a CDS encoding ureidoglycolate lyase, translated as MNDATPDPVTTLRVEPLTREAFAPFGEVIAFGAATKVFPINNGTTQRHHALARVDVGAGHGLISLARAEPRTLPFAVTMLERHPLGSQAFIPLSKTPYLIVVAESPDHPPRCFLAAHGEGVNYHAGTWHHPLIALDEVSDFLIVDRGGEGHNCDEASMPRTWWILDVPRELRIDDEYVASLEHDLILNRLAAYFGTRVGIDISSTDAPLCARIDFHGGTDREFCLARNSPDFDIAPHLDFVSRVLDDTRGDWTIVLMDWTADPEREIGRYRKPAS; from the coding sequence ATGAACGACGCAACACCCGATCCGGTGACGACCTTGCGTGTCGAACCACTGACGCGCGAAGCCTTCGCGCCGTTCGGCGAGGTGATCGCGTTCGGCGCCGCGACCAAGGTGTTCCCGATCAACAACGGGACAACGCAACGCCATCATGCGCTGGCGCGTGTCGACGTCGGCGCCGGTCACGGACTCATCAGTCTTGCCCGCGCCGAACCGCGCACGCTGCCCTTTGCGGTGACGATGCTGGAACGCCATCCGCTCGGCTCGCAGGCCTTCATCCCGCTGTCGAAGACGCCGTACCTGATCGTCGTCGCCGAATCACCCGATCACCCGCCACGCTGCTTCCTCGCCGCCCACGGCGAAGGCGTCAACTACCACGCCGGCACCTGGCACCACCCGCTGATCGCACTCGACGAGGTCAGCGATTTCCTGATCGTCGACCGCGGCGGCGAAGGCCACAACTGCGACGAGGCGAGCATGCCGCGGACGTGGTGGATCCTCGATGTGCCTCGGGAACTGCGAATCGACGACGAATACGTCGCCAGCCTCGAACATGATCTGATTCTGAATCGACTGGCCGCGTACTTTGGCACTCGGGTCGGCATCGACATTTCTTCGACGGACGCCCCGCTGTGCGCTCGAATCGACTTCCATGGCGGCACCGACCGCGAGTTCTGCTTGGCGCGCAACAGTCCGGACTTCGATATCGCCCCGCATCTCGACTTCGTTTCTCGCGTGCTCGATGACACGCGCGGGGACTGGACGATCGTGTTGATGGACTGGACCGCCGACCCGGAGCGCGAGATCGGCCGATATCGCAAGCCGGCAAGTTGA
- a CDS encoding amidohydrolase family protein produces MHPIRSIVIASSTLLFGATAAASDWAVVHAGHLLDQPGQPARGASTLVIHDGRVQSVHDGFVGADALPDVPDDATVIDQRQRYVLPGLIDAHVHLTSDLGGQEALIAEFTRNVADHAYEAALNARKTLAAGFTTVRNLGDEDYVTLALRNAIAAGKAEGPRILDAGRGISATAGHADPGLGLNEDLREQAMRGATMCDGVESCRRAVREQVAHGVDWIKITTTGGVNSRIGAGLGVQLFDDEVQALIDTATMYGKKVAVHAHGNDGILIALRHGAASVEHGTLMDRDSIALFKQHGAYYVPTLSTINGYKERLAANPDAYTGEVLKKIRWRIDITGKSLRAAHAAGVKIAFGTDAGVSKHGRNADEFELMVLHGMSPAEAIQAATVNGADLLGLSNEIGRLAPGYAADLIAVDGDPLADVTTLKQVRFVMKGGDVFMP; encoded by the coding sequence ATGCATCCGATCCGCTCGATCGTCATCGCGTCCTCCACACTGCTCTTCGGCGCGACGGCCGCCGCGTCCGACTGGGCCGTGGTCCACGCCGGGCATCTGCTCGATCAGCCCGGCCAACCGGCGCGTGGTGCATCGACGCTGGTGATCCACGACGGTCGCGTGCAGTCGGTCCACGACGGTTTCGTCGGCGCCGATGCACTGCCCGACGTGCCCGACGACGCGACCGTCATCGACCAGCGCCAGCGTTACGTGTTGCCGGGCCTGATCGACGCGCACGTGCATCTGACCTCCGACCTCGGCGGGCAGGAAGCCCTGATCGCCGAGTTCACCCGCAATGTCGCCGACCACGCCTATGAGGCGGCGTTGAACGCGCGCAAGACGCTGGCCGCCGGCTTCACGACCGTGCGCAATCTCGGCGACGAGGATTACGTCACGCTGGCCTTGCGCAACGCGATTGCCGCGGGCAAGGCGGAAGGACCCCGCATCCTCGATGCCGGCCGCGGCATTTCCGCCACCGCCGGGCATGCGGATCCAGGCCTCGGCCTGAACGAGGACCTGCGCGAACAGGCGATGCGCGGCGCGACCATGTGCGACGGCGTCGAATCCTGCCGGCGTGCGGTGCGCGAGCAGGTGGCGCATGGCGTCGACTGGATCAAGATCACCACCACCGGTGGCGTGAACAGCCGCATCGGTGCCGGGCTCGGCGTGCAGTTGTTCGACGACGAAGTGCAGGCGCTGATCGACACCGCGACGATGTACGGCAAGAAGGTCGCGGTGCACGCGCATGGCAACGACGGCATCCTGATCGCGCTGCGTCATGGCGCCGCCTCGGTCGAACACGGCACGCTGATGGATCGGGACAGCATCGCGCTGTTCAAGCAGCATGGCGCCTACTACGTGCCGACGTTGTCGACGATCAATGGCTACAAGGAACGTCTGGCCGCGAATCCCGATGCGTATACCGGCGAGGTGCTGAAGAAGATCCGCTGGCGCATCGACATCACCGGCAAGTCGCTGCGCGCGGCGCACGCAGCCGGCGTGAAGATCGCCTTTGGCACCGACGCCGGCGTCAGCAAGCACGGTCGCAATGCCGACGAGTTCGAGCTGATGGTGCTGCACGGCATGTCGCCTGCGGAAGCGATCCAGGCCGCGACCGTGAATGGCGCCGACCTGCTCGGATTGTCGAACGAAATCGGCCGGCTCGCGCCCGGTTATGCCGCCGACCTGATCGCGGTCGATGGCGACCCGCTCGCCGACGTGACGACGCTGAAGCAGGTGCGCTTCGTCATGAAGGGCGGCGACGTGTTCATGCCATGA
- the alc gene encoding allantoicase has product MALPQLDLNAPDFTRRYVNLADARLGAQALACSDDFFAEMSRMLNPEPAVFVPGKYDQNGKWMDGWESRRKRGPGHDWCIVRLARPGALFGVDLDTSHFTGNYPPALSLEGCDCASDPDANTSWFPVLASTNLGGNAHHYVALDGARRVSHLRVNLYPDGGLARLRVYGVPDPKLAQPEADGLIDLVAALNGGTVVAANNQHFGLASTLLIPGRGVNMGDGWETRRRREPGNDWCILALGQPGVIEAIEVDTAHFKGNYPDRCSIQATNAAGGTAESMVTQSMFWPVLLPEQKLQMDHQHHYRNDIVSHSPVTHVRFNIFPDGGVSRLRLRGRIA; this is encoded by the coding sequence ATGGCCTTGCCGCAACTCGATTTGAATGCGCCCGATTTCACCCGTCGCTACGTGAATCTGGCCGATGCCCGCCTCGGCGCGCAGGCGCTGGCCTGCAGCGACGATTTTTTCGCCGAGATGTCGCGCATGCTGAATCCGGAGCCGGCCGTGTTCGTGCCTGGCAAGTACGACCAGAACGGCAAGTGGATGGACGGCTGGGAAAGCCGGCGCAAACGCGGCCCCGGCCATGACTGGTGCATCGTTCGGCTGGCGCGGCCGGGCGCGCTGTTCGGCGTCGATCTCGATACCAGCCATTTCACCGGCAACTATCCGCCGGCGCTTTCGCTCGAAGGCTGTGATTGCGCGAGCGATCCGGATGCGAACACGTCCTGGTTCCCGGTGCTGGCTTCGACGAATCTCGGCGGCAATGCGCATCATTACGTCGCACTCGACGGTGCGCGGCGCGTCTCGCATCTGCGCGTGAACCTGTACCCGGATGGCGGTCTCGCCCGCCTGCGCGTGTACGGCGTGCCCGACCCGAAACTCGCGCAGCCGGAAGCAGACGGCCTGATCGACCTCGTCGCCGCATTGAACGGCGGCACCGTGGTCGCCGCGAACAACCAGCACTTCGGCCTCGCGTCGACCCTGCTGATCCCGGGCCGCGGCGTGAACATGGGCGATGGTTGGGAAACCCGCCGCCGTCGCGAGCCCGGCAATGACTGGTGCATCCTCGCGCTCGGCCAGCCAGGCGTGATCGAGGCGATCGAAGTCGACACGGCCCACTTCAAGGGCAATTACCCGGACCGCTGCTCGATCCAGGCCACGAACGCCGCCGGCGGCACCGCCGAGTCGATGGTCACGCAGTCGATGTTCTGGCCGGTCCTGCTGCCCGAACAGAAGTTGCAGATGGATCATCAGCACCATTACCGCAACGACATCGTGTCGCACTCGCCGGTCACGCACGTGCGCTTCAACATTTTCCCGGACGGCGGCGTCTCGCGCCTGCGTCTGCGCGGCCGCATCGCCTGA
- the uraD gene encoding 2-oxo-4-hydroxy-4-carboxy-5-ureidoimidazoline decarboxylase, with the protein MNLDELNCASTDAFAARLADIFEHSPWVAQRVAAHRPFADIGALHAAMCAAVAGAGADLQMALIRAHPQLAGKAAIRGELTESSQQEQRGAGLDQCSPEEFAEITRLNADYEARFGFPFIIAVKGHTRDSIIANMRARIAHGRDAEIVEALTQIERIARFRLDALLS; encoded by the coding sequence ATGAACCTGGACGAATTGAATTGCGCGTCGACCGATGCCTTCGCAGCGCGGCTGGCCGATATCTTCGAGCACTCGCCCTGGGTGGCGCAGCGCGTCGCCGCGCACAGGCCGTTCGCCGACATCGGGGCGCTGCATGCCGCGATGTGTGCGGCGGTCGCCGGTGCCGGTGCCGACCTGCAGATGGCCCTGATCCGCGCGCACCCGCAACTGGCCGGCAAGGCCGCGATTCGCGGGGAACTGACTGAGTCGTCGCAGCAGGAACAACGCGGTGCCGGGCTCGACCAGTGTTCGCCCGAGGAATTCGCCGAGATCACCCGACTCAATGCCGACTACGAGGCGCGCTTCGGGTTTCCGTTCATCATTGCGGTGAAAGGCCACACGCGCGACTCGATCATCGCGAACATGCGTGCACGCATCGCTCACGGCCGCGACGCTGAAATCGTCGAAGCGCTGACGCAGATCGAACGCATTGCGCGCTTCCGGCTGGATGCGTTGCTTTCCTGA
- a CDS encoding D-tyrosyl-tRNA(Tyr) deacylase, whose protein sequence is MIALIQRVSEARVDVAGKTVGEIGRGLLALVAVEPDDGEAQVERTLMRLLGYRVFEDEDGKMNRSLHDIAGGLLLVSQFTLAADTRKGMRPSFTSAAPPEAGLRWYNRLVERARAAHTVVETGQFGANMQVHLVNDGPVTFWLQTR, encoded by the coding sequence GTGATTGCATTGATCCAGCGAGTCAGCGAAGCGCGCGTCGATGTCGCGGGCAAGACCGTCGGCGAGATCGGCCGCGGCCTGCTCGCGCTGGTCGCCGTGGAGCCGGACGATGGCGAAGCCCAGGTCGAACGCACCCTGATGCGCCTGCTCGGCTATCGGGTCTTCGAGGACGAGGACGGCAAGATGAATCGGTCCCTGCACGATATCGCTGGCGGCCTGCTGCTGGTCTCGCAGTTCACGCTGGCGGCCGACACCCGCAAGGGCATGCGTCCGAGCTTCACCTCGGCCGCACCGCCCGAGGCCGGTTTGCGCTGGTACAACCGGCTGGTCGAACGCGCCCGCGCCGCACACACGGTCGTCGAGACCGGCCAGTTCGGTGCGAACATGCAGGTGCATCTGGTGAATGACGGCCCAGTCACGTTCTGGCTGCAGACGCGCTAA
- a CDS encoding lipid A biosynthesis acyltransferase yields MAELAAAPFKVRAAAGLMRLAAHLPLSWLHGVGALVGRLAGLLKTREWRVARRNHELVGASLGATDRDAFVRAVLVETGKNLTELAKVWGAPPARALALVRNVHGREYFDAARAQGRGVIVAAPHLGCWELLNLWLCAQGPMALLYRVPQHPEWEALLRDARGKLGATQVRADAAGVRELLRCLKQGMTLGILPDQRAKGGEGEFAPFFGWPCKSMTLLSRLAEKTAAPVVFGFAERLPQGRGYDLHFLPAATGIASSDRVAAVTALHQGIEACVRIAPTQYQWTYKRYSAQPGVDGDQVYGRG; encoded by the coding sequence ATGGCGGAACTAGCTGCGGCGCCCTTCAAGGTGCGTGCGGCGGCGGGCTTGATGCGCCTGGCGGCGCACCTGCCGCTGTCGTGGCTGCACGGCGTCGGTGCGCTCGTCGGCCGTCTCGCCGGCCTGCTGAAGACGCGCGAATGGCGAGTGGCGCGGCGCAATCACGAACTGGTCGGTGCGTCACTCGGCGCGACCGATCGCGATGCCTTCGTGCGCGCGGTGCTGGTCGAGACCGGCAAGAACCTGACCGAGTTGGCCAAGGTCTGGGGTGCGCCGCCGGCGCGTGCCTTGGCCCTGGTCCGCAACGTGCACGGCCGCGAGTACTTCGATGCCGCGAGGGCGCAGGGCCGCGGCGTGATCGTCGCCGCCCCCCATCTGGGCTGCTGGGAGTTGCTGAATCTGTGGCTGTGCGCGCAGGGTCCGATGGCCCTGCTGTATCGCGTGCCGCAGCACCCCGAATGGGAAGCCCTGTTGCGCGATGCGCGCGGCAAGCTCGGTGCGACCCAGGTGCGCGCCGATGCCGCCGGCGTGCGCGAGTTGCTGCGCTGCCTGAAGCAGGGCATGACCCTTGGCATCCTGCCCGATCAGCGCGCCAAGGGCGGCGAAGGCGAATTCGCACCGTTCTTCGGCTGGCCGTGCAAGAGCATGACCCTGCTGTCGCGACTGGCCGAGAAGACGGCCGCGCCGGTCGTGTTCGGATTCGCCGAGCGTCTGCCGCAGGGGCGCGGATACGATCTGCATTTTCTGCCTGCCGCTACAGGGATTGCCAGCAGCGATCGCGTCGCGGCCGTCACTGCCTTGCATCAGGGCATCGAAGCCTGCGTCCGCATTGCACCCACGCAATACCAGTGGACCTACAAGCGCTACTCGGCGCAGCCGGGCGTCGACGGCGACCAGGTCTACGGACGGGGTTGA
- a CDS encoding tetratricopeptide repeat protein encodes MFRYLLAAMFWFSMPVSATEPVVPPPTPTQILALPAELRADFHQRVLDVERSPPRRLEQLVDYLFLPTGLGMQYQADATYTVAEAWAARRANCLSFTLLTIALAREAGLEAYGQEISEILAWRTVEKTIYLSNHVNAGVRIRGKRLTVDVALTEVIATEPPQMIGDARLFAHFYNNRAVALLNAGDLAAAMVHAEASLAQDQNFATSWSNLGVLHRHAGDEQRAFADFQQALTLDTEHPGALSNLAMYYSRNGERRRAGILLAKLESVQARDPLHQFMLALDAELGRDFEGAAKHYRRAIRLHEGEHSFHFGLARAYFQLGQTRAAERELRRAEALSSGEVRGRYQTKLEHLRALALAH; translated from the coding sequence ATGTTCCGCTACCTGCTCGCAGCGATGTTCTGGTTCTCGATGCCGGTGTCGGCGACCGAACCGGTCGTTCCGCCGCCGACACCGACGCAGATCCTGGCCTTGCCGGCCGAGTTGCGTGCGGACTTCCATCAGCGCGTGCTCGATGTCGAGCGCTCGCCGCCGCGCCGTCTCGAACAGTTGGTCGATTACCTGTTCTTGCCGACCGGCCTCGGCATGCAGTACCAGGCCGACGCCACCTACACGGTCGCCGAAGCCTGGGCCGCGCGACGCGCGAACTGCCTGAGCTTCACCCTGCTCACGATCGCGTTGGCGCGCGAGGCCGGGCTCGAAGCCTACGGTCAGGAGATCTCCGAGATCCTGGCTTGGCGCACGGTCGAAAAGACCATCTATCTCTCGAACCACGTCAATGCCGGCGTGCGCATTCGCGGCAAGCGCCTGACCGTCGATGTCGCCCTGACCGAGGTGATCGCGACCGAACCGCCGCAGATGATCGGCGACGCACGCCTGTTCGCGCACTTCTACAACAATCGTGCGGTCGCCCTGTTGAATGCCGGCGATCTTGCCGCGGCGATGGTCCATGCCGAGGCGTCGCTGGCACAAGACCAAAACTTCGCGACCAGCTGGAGCAATCTCGGAGTGTTGCACCGCCATGCCGGCGATGAACAACGCGCATTCGCCGACTTCCAGCAGGCGCTGACGCTCGACACCGAACATCCCGGTGCACTCTCGAACCTTGCCATGTACTACAGCCGCAACGGCGAACGCCGGCGAGCCGGCATCCTGCTGGCGAAACTGGAATCGGTGCAGGCACGCGATCCCCTGCACCAGTTCATGCTCGCGCTCGACGCCGAACTGGGTCGCGATTTCGAAGGGGCGGCGAAACATTATCGACGCGCCATCCGTCTGCACGAAGGCGAACACAGTTTCCACTTCGGACTGGCTCGCGCGTACTTCCAGCTTGGCCAGACCCGTGCTGCCGAACGCGAACTGCGACGTGCGGAAGCCCTCAGCAGTGGCGAAGTGCGCGGCCGCTACCAGACCAAGCTTGAACACCTGCGCGCGCTCGCGCTCGCGCACTGA
- a CDS encoding oxidoreductase produces MRSILLAGATGLIGIELLARLLRDETLDLRVIAPTRRAIGVDHPRLVNPVVDAISRSDETLVNVLREAGVDRLDAYACCLGSTLRKAGSQAMFAAVDHGLAVRWGRVAAGHGAQHVLLVSSVGADPASRVFYLRVKGEAERDLARLDFTRVDLLRPGQLLGAREESRPMESLAQLAARAYGPLLTGASRRYRGIAAGDVAAAMATLIVAAEPARGVSIHHYDEIRALAERA; encoded by the coding sequence ATGCGATCCATCCTGCTGGCCGGTGCGACCGGGCTGATCGGCATCGAATTGCTGGCGCGACTGCTGCGCGACGAAACGCTTGATCTGCGCGTGATCGCGCCGACGCGCCGGGCGATCGGCGTCGATCACCCGAGACTGGTGAATCCGGTGGTCGATGCGATCAGTCGCAGCGACGAGACCCTGGTCAATGTCCTGCGCGAAGCCGGCGTCGATCGGCTGGATGCCTACGCCTGCTGCCTCGGCTCGACCCTCCGCAAGGCCGGCAGCCAGGCCATGTTCGCGGCGGTCGATCATGGTCTGGCGGTGCGCTGGGGTCGGGTCGCGGCCGGTCATGGCGCGCAGCATGTGTTGCTGGTCTCGTCGGTCGGGGCCGATCCGGCATCACGCGTGTTCTACCTGCGCGTGAAGGGTGAGGCCGAACGCGATCTGGCACGACTCGATTTCACCCGCGTCGATCTGCTGCGACCGGGGCAGCTGCTCGGTGCGCGCGAAGAATCGCGGCCGATGGAATCCCTGGCGCAGCTCGCGGCGCGCGCATACGGCCCGCTGCTGACGGGCGCGTCGCGGCGGTACCGTGGCATCGCCGCGGGCGATGTGGCTGCAGCGATGGCGACGCTGATCGTCGCGGCCGAACCGGCGCGCGGGGTCAGCATTCATCACTACGACGAGATCCGTGCGCTCGCCGAGCGTGCCTGA
- a CDS encoding TMEM43 family protein yields MADRFTEVTRTGWGKRIGQSLSGALIGGLMFLGSFALLWWNEGRAIGEARALAEGAGAVVDVGIDAVEPKHEGKLLHVTGQVDASPEARDDDTGIAVDALQLRRVVEMYQWVEKRSSREEKKLGGGSETVTTYDYEQQWDDDAVDSSDFRYDQGHENPSDWPIRSDSFAAGTVTLGAFTLAQPVRDAMGQWQDLPATITAQLPEQFGEFRRIASGRLFRGNDPERPQIGDMRVRYEYQPEATYSIIAKQVGDQLDRYLASNGREVLLVEDGSVPAATMFEGAQSRNSMITWIVRAAGTLLMWLGLSMVFAPISRILDVLPMLGTIGSWGIGVVTGLISLLLSLTTIGIAWVFYRPLLGGAILVGVVALFFWSRSGRKPAPAAAAATPPMAPPAAPPPPPPTA; encoded by the coding sequence ATGGCCGATCGATTCACCGAAGTCACCCGCACCGGTTGGGGCAAGCGCATCGGGCAGTCGCTGTCCGGCGCCCTGATCGGCGGCCTGATGTTCCTGGGTTCGTTCGCGTTGCTGTGGTGGAACGAAGGCCGCGCGATCGGCGAAGCACGGGCGCTGGCCGAAGGTGCGGGCGCCGTCGTCGATGTCGGCATCGATGCGGTCGAACCGAAGCACGAGGGCAAGTTGCTGCATGTGACCGGGCAGGTCGACGCCAGCCCGGAAGCGCGTGACGACGACACCGGCATTGCCGTCGACGCGCTGCAATTGCGCCGCGTCGTCGAGATGTACCAGTGGGTCGAGAAGCGCAGCAGCAGGGAAGAGAAGAAGCTGGGCGGCGGCAGCGAAACCGTCACCACCTACGACTACGAGCAGCAATGGGACGACGATGCGGTCGATTCCAGCGACTTCCGCTACGACCAGGGGCACGAGAATCCGTCCGACTGGCCCATCCGCTCGGACAGCTTCGCCGCGGGCACGGTGACGCTGGGCGCGTTCACGCTGGCGCAGCCGGTGCGGGACGCGATGGGCCAGTGGCAGGACTTGCCGGCCACGATCACCGCGCAATTGCCCGAGCAGTTCGGTGAATTCCGGCGCATCGCGAGCGGTCGCCTGTTCCGTGGCAACGATCCGGAACGCCCGCAGATCGGCGACATGCGCGTGCGCTACGAATACCAGCCGGAAGCGACCTACTCGATCATCGCCAAGCAGGTCGGTGACCAGCTCGATCGGTATCTCGCATCGAACGGCCGCGAGGTCCTTCTGGTCGAAGACGGTTCGGTGCCGGCCGCAACGATGTTCGAAGGCGCACAGTCGCGCAATTCGATGATCACCTGGATCGTGCGCGCCGCCGGCACCTTGCTGATGTGGCTCGGGCTGTCGATGGTGTTCGCGCCGATCAGCCGCATTCTTGACGTGCTGCCGATGCTCGGCACCATTGGCAGCTGGGGCATCGGCGTCGTCACCGGACTGATCTCGCTGCTGTTGTCGCTGACCACCATCGGCATCGCCTGGGTGTTTTACCGACCGCTGCTCGGTGGCGCCATCCTGGTCGGCGTGGTGGCGCTGTTCTTCTGGTCGCGTAGTGGTCGCAAGCCGGCCCCGGCAGCGGCGGCGGCGACGCCGCCCATGGCGCCGCCTGCGGCACCGCCGCCGCCGCCGCCGACGGCGTGA
- a CDS encoding prolipoprotein diacylglyceryl transferase, giving the protein MSPAHWHLLLELIAYALGFQLFRHERGRYPTTAALPRSAQLVVIAGAILGAALGARLSWWLEDPATAFAQFPNPLNLMQGKSILGGLLGGVAGVEFAKSRIGVRASTGDAFVWPIIVALAVGRIGCHLAGLSDHTAGLPTSSGFGLDYGDGIPRHPTALYEIVFLLGWGGLIAALAPQLHARGDRFRLLMFGYCVWRLAIESLKPIPHVYAFGLSGLQWLALLGIVYYLPSLPRMWRGRSEHPA; this is encoded by the coding sequence GTGAGTCCTGCGCACTGGCACCTGCTGCTGGAGCTGATCGCCTACGCGCTCGGCTTCCAGCTGTTTCGCCACGAGCGCGGACGCTACCCGACCACCGCGGCCCTGCCACGCAGTGCGCAACTGGTCGTGATCGCCGGGGCGATTCTCGGCGCGGCCCTCGGTGCCCGTCTGTCGTGGTGGCTGGAAGATCCGGCGACCGCGTTCGCGCAGTTTCCGAATCCGCTGAACCTGATGCAGGGCAAGTCCATCCTCGGCGGCCTGCTCGGCGGCGTCGCCGGTGTCGAGTTCGCGAAGTCGCGGATCGGCGTGCGCGCGTCCACCGGCGATGCCTTCGTCTGGCCGATCATCGTCGCGCTGGCGGTCGGCCGCATCGGCTGCCATCTTGCCGGGCTTTCCGATCACACCGCCGGCCTGCCGACATCGTCCGGGTTCGGTCTCGACTATGGCGACGGCATCCCGCGCCATCCGACGGCGCTGTACGAAATCGTGTTCCTGCTCGGCTGGGGCGGACTCATCGCGGCCCTGGCACCGCAGCTGCATGCGCGCGGTGACCGTTTCCGCCTGCTGATGTTCGGCTACTGCGTGTGGCGACTGGCGATCGAGTCGCTGAAACCGATCCCGCACGTCTACGCCTTCGGGCTGTCCGGCCTGCAGTGGCTGGCCCTGCTCGGGATCGTGTACTACTTGCCTTCATTGCCGCGCATGTGGCGCGGCCGGTCGGAGCATCCTGCATGA
- a CDS encoding radical SAM protein: MSKVRPYLFYDSAVSVCSTCLMRVEAKILIQDERVYLEKWCPEHGRERVLIADDAAYYRAARETWIKPPELPRHFATPQRHGCPYDCGLCPEHMQHACLSLIELTDHCNLRCPICYADSGPHRPGYRDLATIERMLDAVVKTEGEPDVVQLSGGEPTLHPQFFEVLDAARRRPIRHLMLNTNGLRIAREPDFVRRLADYRAGFEIYLQFDSLREDALQTLRGAKLRDTRLRALDALDAHDLSTTLVVTVMRGVNDDELGAIIDFAKSRPCVRGVTFQPIQEAGRIEGYDPARHRLTLTEVRRRILEQSPVFAPADVVPVPCNPDCLAMAYALKQGGELVPLTRYVEPKVLIEGSRNSIVVERDPALREQVFKLFSTANSPDASAHHLSNLLCCLPNVESLAGLSYRDVFRVIIMQFIDAHSFDLRAVKKSCVHIAQPNGELIPFDTYNLFYRDDRRALLAQLRERHDRAWRPPQHEEHSA; the protein is encoded by the coding sequence ATGAGCAAGGTCCGTCCCTACCTGTTCTACGACAGCGCGGTCTCGGTCTGCAGCACCTGCCTGATGCGGGTCGAGGCCAAGATCCTGATCCAGGACGAGCGCGTGTACCTGGAAAAGTGGTGCCCGGAACACGGCCGCGAGCGTGTGCTGATCGCCGATGATGCGGCCTATTACCGTGCCGCCCGCGAGACCTGGATCAAGCCGCCGGAACTGCCGCGGCATTTTGCGACCCCGCAGCGCCACGGCTGCCCGTACGACTGCGGCCTGTGTCCGGAACACATGCAGCATGCCTGCCTGTCGCTGATCGAACTGACCGACCACTGCAACCTGCGTTGCCCGATCTGCTACGCCGATTCCGGTCCGCATCGCCCGGGCTACCGCGATCTCGCGACCATCGAGCGCATGCTCGATGCCGTGGTGAAGACCGAAGGCGAGCCCGACGTGGTCCAGCTGTCCGGGGGCGAGCCGACCTTGCATCCGCAGTTCTTCGAGGTGCTCGATGCCGCGCGCCGCCGCCCGATCCGGCACCTGATGCTGAACACGAATGGTCTTCGCATCGCGCGCGAGCCGGACTTCGTGCGTCGCCTCGCCGACTACCGCGCCGGCTTCGAGATCTACCTGCAATTCGATTCGCTGCGCGAGGACGCGCTGCAGACCCTGCGTGGCGCGAAACTGCGCGACACCCGTCTGCGCGCACTCGATGCACTCGACGCGCACGACCTGTCGACGACCCTGGTGGTCACGGTGATGCGCGGCGTCAACGATGATGAGCTCGGTGCGATCATCGATTTCGCGAAGTCGCGGCCGTGCGTGCGCGGCGTCACCTTCCAGCCGATCCAGGAGGCCGGTCGCATCGAGGGTTACGACCCCGCCCGGCATCGTCTCACCCTGACCGAAGTGCGCCGGCGCATCCTCGAACAGTCGCCGGTGTTCGCGCCGGCGGACGTGGTGCCGGTGCCATGCAATCCCGACTGCCTGGCGATGGCCTATGCCCTCAAACAGGGGGGCGAACTGGTGCCGCTGACGCGGTACGTCGAGCCGAAAGTACTGATCGAGGGCAGCCGCAACTCGATCGTCGTCGAACGCGATCCGGCGTTGCGCGAACAGGTGTTCAAGCTGTTCTCGACCGCGAATTCGCCGGACGCCAGCGCGCATCACCTGTCGAACCTGCTGTGCTGCCTGCCGAATGTCGAGTCCCTGGCCGGGCTGTCCTATCGCGATGTGTTCCGCGTGATCATCATGCAGTTCATCGACGCGCACAGCTTCGACCTGCGCGCGGTCAAGAAGAGTTGCGTGCACATCGCGCAGCCGAACGGCGAACTCATTCCGTTCGATACCTACAACCTGTTCTATCGGGACGATCGCCGCGCCTTGCTGGCGCAGTTGCGCGAGCGCCATGATCGCGCCTGGCGGCCGCCACAGCACGAGGAGCACAGCGCATGA
- a CDS encoding EAL domain-containing protein, translated as MIALGHNLGLNLVAEGVEDLADLKWLRRHHCDYIQGYYISTALPMPALRQWWQQHQQMRRPVTAEGDDASD; from the coding sequence GTGATCGCACTCGGTCACAACCTCGGCCTGAATCTGGTCGCTGAAGGCGTCGAGGATCTGGCCGACCTGAAATGGTTGCGCCGTCACCACTGCGACTACATCCAGGGCTACTACATCAGCACCGCCTTGCCGATGCCGGCACTGCGGCAGTGGTGGCAGCAGCACCAGCAGATGCGCCGCCCGGTCACTGCCGAGGGCGACGACGCCAGCGACTGA